The Deinococcus sp. YIM 134068 genomic interval CGGACGCCTTTGAGTGTATAGGAGATTTTCCGTGCTGGCAGGGTACACCCGCTCACAGGGGCCGTCAAATGGGGTGCCGGGCGGGGGGAGGCTTTCAGAGACATGCCCCCGGCCCGCTCCAGTTCGCCTGCTGTTGGGAACGGAGCCTTGAGGGGGCATACAGGGACCTGCAAACGCCCTCTGTCCGCCACTTTTCGGGCGTGAGGGACTCGGAGGTGAGGGGCCGTTTCCACCGAGAGCCGCGTGTCTCCCGGTCTCACCTGCCCCGTGAACTCGTCGTTCACCGTTGGGCGGGGCCATTGACGCGGCTCGCCGGGGCTTCTACGCTTCCGGCGCTCGGGCGGCTTCGGCACACGCGACACACCGCTTTTGACGTTGGGACTTCTCAGCGGGGCGAAGGGAGACGGACATGGGGATGTTAGCGGGCAAGGTGGCGTTCATCACCGGGGGCGCGAGCGGGATCGGGGCGGGGACGGCGCGGCGTTTCGCGGGCGAGGGCGCGCGGGTGATGCTCGCGGACGTGCAGCCCGAGGAGGGGGGGCGCGTGCGGGACGAGATCGTGGCGGCGGGCGGCGAGGCGGCCTACGTGGACTGCGACGTGAGCGACCCGGAGGCGGTGCGCGCGGCCATCGAGGCGACCGCCCTGCGGTTCGGGCAGCTCGACATCGTGTTCGCCAACGCGGGCATCAACGGCGTGTGGACGCCCATCGAGGAGCTGCGGCCCGAGGAGTGGGACCGCACGCTGGACATCAACCTGCGGGGCACCTACCTGACCGTCCATTACGCGGTGCCGCACCTCAAGCGCGCGGGCGGCGGGAGCATCCTCATCACGAGCAGCGTGAACGGCACCCGGAGCTTTTCCACCCCCGGCGCGAGCGCGTACAGCACCTCGAAGGCCGGACAGGTCGCCTTCATGAAGATGATCGCGCTGGAGCTGGGTCGCCACGGCATCCGCTGCAACGCGGTGTGTCCGGGGGCCATCGAGACGCACATCGGCGAGCGCACCGAGCAGCGCCACACCGAACGCATCGGCATCGAGGTCGAGTTGCCCCAGGGCAGCCCGGCGCTCAACGAGGGGCTGGGCGAGCCGGTGGACGTGGCCGACACCTGCCTCTTCCTCGCCTCCGACCTCGGGCGGCACGTGTCCGGCGTGGAAATCTACGTGGACGGCGGCGCGTCCCTGCTGCGCTGAACGCCGAGGGCGGAGTTGGCCCGAAGAGTCCGGTCACGCAAGGACGTGCTCTTTTCTCTCTCCCTCCTTGTGGGGGAGGGTCGGGGAGGGGGGTGGCGAGCCACGCTCGCCCTTCCGAACCACCGCCGGCTCAGGACGCGAGGGCCACCTCCACCCGGTTGCGCCCGCCGCGTTTGGCCACGTAGAGGAGGTCGTCGGCACGCTGGAAGAGGGTGTCGGGGGTGTCGCCGGACTGCCAGGCGGCCACGCCGAGGCTGAGCGTGACCCGGCCCACCCCGAAGTCGTGCGCCTCCACGGCGGCGCGCAACCTCTCCGCGCAGCGGGAGGCGGCGGCGAGGTCCACGCCGGGCAGCAGCCAGGCGAACTCCTCCCCGCCCCAGCGCGCGAGCACATCGTCCGCCCGCGCCTCCCGCCGGGCGAGGTCGGCGAGGTCACGCAGCACGCGGTCGCCGACGGGGTGGCCGTGGGTGTCGTTCACGTTCTTGAAGGCGTCGATGTCGAAGGTGATCAGGCTCAGCGGCCCGGCGTCGGCCCTCCCGGCGGCGGTGCCCAGGGCCTGATCGAAGGCCCGGCGGTTGAGCAGGTTGGTGAGGGGGTCCAGGTGGGCGAAGCGGTCGAGTCGGGTGCGCTCCTGCTCCAGCCGCGCCTGCCGCACGTACACCAGGGTCAGCACCTGCATCAGCAGGTAGAAGCAGCCCCCGACGAGCGCCTGGTGGAGCAGCAGGCTCAGCACCCCGCCGGCGGTGGCCTCCCCGGCGAGAAGGGCCGCGCCGCCGCTCCAGCCCTGGACGACGAGGCCCGCCACGTACACGGCCAGCGCCAGCCGGGGTGCCCACGGCGGCGGGAACAGCAGCCAGCAGCACACCGTCAATACCAGCGACAGGTAGAGGTGGTGGCCCGTCAGGAGGTAGGCCGCGTCCGCCGCGCCCGTGCCGGGGGGCAGCAGCCGGTAGCCCAACGCCTCGAACGCGAGGGTGAGGCCCACCAGCCCGAGGAAGGCCAAGCGGATGACGAGCAGCCGCGAGCGCGGGAACAGCGCCATTCCGGCGGTACCCAGGAGGAACAGGATGCCGACGAGCAGGTTGAGCCACGCCTCCAGCGGATGCGTCGTCCACTCCAGCGCCGCGCGCCCCACCTCGGTCACGCCGACGACGGGCAGAATGCCGCCGACCACCCGCTCGAGCGCTCGCACATACTCGGGGGTAAAGATCGGTGACGGGGTGGGGGACGTGGGCATAGGGGCTGGGGCGGCCACCTCGTCACTCCTCACAGGGGAGGGGAGGCGGGGCAGGTGAGGGCAGGATCGCCCCCCGTCAGTAACAACACTCTGACACGGGTGAGCGGCGGCGAACCTTCATCGAGACGTTTTCTCCCCCACCCGCCCGGCGGGCACGGGGTTCTCGTCGTCACTCCCCGCGCTGCGGTCCCCCTCACCCCCCCCGGCGAGCAGGAGGACGCGCCGGGCGGGCAGCGCGGGCGTAATTCCGGCGGCCCGCAGCGCGGGGGTGATGGCCTCCAGCACCTCGTCCTGCGCGATATTCGCCTCGCGGCGGATGGGCGGCGCGATCCAGAAGCGCACCTCCAGCTCCATGCCGGACTCGCCGTACGCCCGCACGAGGACGGCGGGGGCCGGGTCGTCCAGCACCTGCTCCAGCCCCGCCAACGTGTCCAGGATGACCCGCTTGACCCGCGCGAGGTCCTCGCCGAAGCCGACCGTCAGGGCCACGTCGAGCCGACGGTGCTCGTAGGCCGTGTTCACGACCACCCGGTTGGTGTACAGCTCGCTGTTGGGGATGACGACCTGGCGGTTGTCGTAGGTGCGGATGAGGGTGGCGCGTACCTGGATGTCCTCCACCGTGCCCTCGTGCGGCCCGCTCACGATCTGGTCGCCGATGCGGAAGGGGCGGGTGAGCAGGAGGAGCAGCCCCGCGAGCAGATTCTGGAAGATGTCCTTGAAGGCGAACCCGATGGCGACCCCGCCCACCCCCAGCGCCCCGAAGAGGGAGGCGGCGTTGAGTTCGGGCACGATGATCGTCACCGCGACCAGTCCGCCGAGCGCGAGGACCACCCACCCCGCGAGCCGCGAGAACACGAGCGCCGTGCCCCCCTCGTGCCCGGCCCGCCCGGTGAGCGCGAAGACCCCCCGGCGGGCCAGCCCCGCCACGAACACGAACAGCACGAAGACGCCCAGCCCGATGATGACGTTGGGCAGGGCGGCGATCAGCCCCTGGAGCATCCCCTGAAGCCGCGTCCAGGCGGCGTCAATGTTCAGGTTCACGTCCCTAACTTACGGCATCGGTCGGGGGTCCTGACTTGCGGGGGCGGCCAGCCGTCAGCTTCCAGCGACCAGCGGAACAGGGGGTGACGAGGTGACGAGGCGACGAGGAAAGGCCATGAGCGGGAGAAAGAGCCGAAGCACCCGCCTTCGGTCTTGCTCACAGCCCTTCGTGGATGACCTGGGAGTGCGAGGAACTCTGTTTTTTGCTCCTCCCGTTTGAACGCCTGATGTGAGCTAGAAAACAAGCGTGCCAGATGTGCTCTTTTCTCCCTCCCTCCTTGTGGGGGAGGGTCGGGGAGGGGTGACGAGCACCGCTCGTCCTGCTGCCAGACGGCAGAAACGCTCCTTTTCCCCGATTCGCAATTCATATCAAGGGAAGAGGTTGAGCGAGCAGGGCGTCTTCAGAAACCGAACCGACCCACCGCTCTCGTCCGTCATCCACCAGCCCACCGCCCACGGCCAGGCACCCTCTCCCCTCCCCCACCCGCCCCGGATCAACCGTCCGAACCTGCCTCCTCACGGAAGGGGAACGCGATGTCGCAGAAGGGGTCGTCCGGCCCCACCGCACTCTCCGGCACGAAGTACACCTCGCGGGGGAGGCCGCTTCCCGCCATCCCTGCCCCCGGACGTGACCCAACACGGCGTCGTACGCCTCCAGGATGCCGGGGAACTCGCACTGCGCCCTCGTGACCCTGGTGAAGGCCTCGCGGTGGGCGGGTTCGAGGCGGACGCGCAGGTCGCCCTGCGGGTCGAGCGGGCCGCCCCCGAAGGGGACGCAGACCTCCACCGGGCCGTCGTTCTCCTCGTCCACCCGCCCGTGGTAGATGACGAAGGAACGAGGTCCCGCGCGCAGACCGGACGCGGCGATGGCCGCGTACAGGTCGCGGCAGGCCGCGTCGATGAAGCCCGGCAACTCACCGACGAGGAGGTGGCGCTGGCGGGTGAGGACCTTCTGCTCGGGGACCTCGCGGGTCTGAACGTCGTACATGGTGTCTCCCTTCCCGGAAAGGAATGTCTCCAGGTGGTGAACGAGCCGCCGCTTGGCCTCCGCGTCCCGTTCCACCCCGCGCCAGTACGCCAAGGCCGCCCGCGCCGCCTCCGGGCCGGGCAGGTCGAGCACCGCCGCTATCCGCGTCAGCGGCATATCGAGCTGCCGCAGCAGGGCGATGAGGCGGGCGCGCGGCAGTTGCTCCGGCGCGTACAGGCGGTAGCCGCTCGCCGGGTCGGTGAGGGCGGGCGAGAGCAGCCCCAGCGCGTCGTACAATCGCAGTGCTTTGGGGGTCAGGTGGGCCTCGCGGGCAAACGCCCCGATGGTGAGTCGCCGTGTGGGCGGCTCCCGGACCTGCGGCGTCTCGTTCACGGGGTCAGTCTGGACCCTGCCCGAAGGGGAAGGTCAAGCGCCGCGCCGGGAACCGTCCGTGACCTCTCCCCGCTTTGAGCAGACCGTCACCGGGCATGATGGGGGCAGAAGGGGGTAGATTGACCCCTTGCCGCACCCGCGACCCGCGAGGATGCCGACGAATGCCCGCCCCTCCGGGGGCCGCAGATAGGATTCCATGACCAAGACAGAAGACAAGTCCATCCCCGCCGACCAGAACCGTTCCGAGGCGGGCACCGAACAGGCCCGCACCTCCCGCCGCCGTGGTGGCCGGGGAGGCGAAGCACAGAGGCAGGAAGCCACGCCCGCCGTGCCGAACGGCACTTCCTCCGACTGGCAGGCCCTCCTCGGCGGGCGCACCCCGACCCCCGTGCAGGCGGGGGCCATCCCCGTGCTGCTCGCCGGGCGCGACGTGATCACGACCGCGCGCACGGGCAGCGGCAAGACGCTGGCGTTCCT includes:
- a CDS encoding SDR family oxidoreductase, translated to MGMLAGKVAFITGGASGIGAGTARRFAGEGARVMLADVQPEEGGRVRDEIVAAGGEAAYVDCDVSDPEAVRAAIEATALRFGQLDIVFANAGINGVWTPIEELRPEEWDRTLDINLRGTYLTVHYAVPHLKRAGGGSILITSSVNGTRSFSTPGASAYSTSKAGQVAFMKMIALELGRHGIRCNAVCPGAIETHIGERTEQRHTERIGIEVELPQGSPALNEGLGEPVDVADTCLFLASDLGRHVSGVEIYVDGGASLLR
- a CDS encoding GGDEF domain-containing protein, which translates into the protein MRALERVVGGILPVVGVTEVGRAALEWTTHPLEAWLNLLVGILFLLGTAGMALFPRSRLLVIRLAFLGLVGLTLAFEALGYRLLPPGTGAADAAYLLTGHHLYLSLVLTVCCWLLFPPPWAPRLALAVYVAGLVVQGWSGGAALLAGEATAGGVLSLLLHQALVGGCFYLLMQVLTLVYVRQARLEQERTRLDRFAHLDPLTNLLNRRAFDQALGTAAGRADAGPLSLITFDIDAFKNVNDTHGHPVGDRVLRDLADLARREARADDVLARWGGEEFAWLLPGVDLAAASRCAERLRAAVEAHDFGVGRVTLSLGVAAWQSGDTPDTLFQRADDLLYVAKRGGRNRVEVALAS
- a CDS encoding mechanosensitive ion channel family protein; this translates as MNLNIDAAWTRLQGMLQGLIAALPNVIIGLGVFVLFVFVAGLARRGVFALTGRAGHEGGTALVFSRLAGWVVLALGGLVAVTIIVPELNAASLFGALGVGGVAIGFAFKDIFQNLLAGLLLLLTRPFRIGDQIVSGPHEGTVEDIQVRATLIRTYDNRQVVIPNSELYTNRVVVNTAYEHRRLDVALTVGFGEDLARVKRVILDTLAGLEQVLDDPAPAVLVRAYGESGMELEVRFWIAPPIRREANIAQDEVLEAITPALRAAGITPALPARRVLLLAGGGEGDRSAGSDDENPVPAGRVGEKTSR
- a CDS encoding MerR family transcriptional regulator, which encodes MNETPQVREPPTRRLTIGAFAREAHLTPKALRLYDALGLLSPALTDPASGYRLYAPEQLPRARLIALLRQLDMPLTRIAAVLDLPGPEAARAALAYWRGVERDAEAKRRLVHHLETFLSGKGDTMYDVQTREVPEQKVLTRQRHLLVGELPGFIDAACRDLYAAIAASGLRAGPRSFVIYHGRVDEENDGPVEVCVPFGGGPLDPQGDLRVRLEPAHREAFTRVTRAQCEFPGILEAYDAVLGHVRGQGWREAASPARCTSCRRVRWGRTTPSATSRSPSVRRQVRTVDPGRVGEGRGCLAVGGGLVDDGRERWVGSVSEDALLAQPLPLI